From the genome of Brevundimonas sp. NIBR11:
GACCTGGGACTCAGACTATCGGGCCAGCTTCTTGGCCTCGAAGCCCAGCCGGACCCACTCGATCAGGACGAAGACGATGGCGACAACTCCCATCCACGCGGCGATGACGAACATCGGCGCATAGCCCCGGGCGTCGATCAGCTCGCCCAGCGCGCCTCGTCCGAGCGTGCCGATAAGGAGCGCCAGCGAGATGAAGACCGCGAACTGCACGGCGCCGAACGTCTTGTTCGACAGGGCCGAAAGGTAGGCGACGAAGGCCGCCCCCGCGAAGCCGCCGGCGATGTTCTCGCCCGCGATGGCCAGCATCAGCCGGGCAAGAGGCTCGTGAACCCCGATCGCGCCGAACAGGGAATAGAGGCCCGTCGCAGACATGAAGGGTCCGATGGTCGGAGCGCCCAGCGCCAAATCCATCATCAGAAGGTTGGTCGCCGCCGACAGGATGGCGCCGATCAGGAGGCTCCACATCCGTCCGATGACCAGCAGGGCCCATCCTCCCAGGGCGATGCCGACGATGGTCATGAAGACGCCGAAGGTCTTGGACGCCAGCGCCACCTCCGCCTTGGTGTGACCCAGGGCCCCGCCGGTGTCGCCCATGTAGAAGGGGAAGGCGAACGGGCCCCAGACGCCGTCGGTGATGCGATAGGTCAGGATCAGACCCAGCACGATGACAGCGCCCCAGCCCAGCCGCCCCATCAACTCGACCAGAGGCGCCAGGATGGCGTCGTAGAAGGTGTCGGCCAGCTTAGGCGCGCCCAGGGTCTCGACGGCGGTGGCCTCGCGGCCCTTCCACACGATAAGGCCGGCCAGGGCGGCGGGCAGGACGACCGTCGCGCCGACGATCCACGGACCCCAGGAGGCAGTGAACTCGCCCGCGCTGGGCGCCGGCGAGGTGGTCAAGGCCGTGACCATGAAGTTTATCAACATATACGCCGCCCATGCCCAGGCGGCGAGCGTCGCCACCAGGACGGCCAGACGCAGGTTCGGCGAGCCGCGACGCTGTTTGGCGACTGCGGCTCGCGATGACGGCTGGGGCTCGGGCGCGATCAGAGTGCCGATCAGGCCCAGCCCCATCAGGAGACCCGCCGTCAGGAAGACGCCCGGCCAGCCGATGGCGGTCGCCAGCAGAAGCGACCCGGCCCCGCCGACGAGGGCGGCCGTGCGGTAACCGAGCTGATAGATGGTCGACAGCAGGTCGATCGGCGTCTTCTCGTCCGCGACCTCGATCCGCCAGGCGTCGATGACGATGTCCTGGGTGGCGAAGGCGAAGGCCCCGAGCGCCGCGCCCAGCGCCAGCGGCCCCAACACCCCCGCGCCCGGGTTCGACGCGGCGATGGAGGCGAGGGCCAGGCCGATGACGATCTGAAGCACCAGAAGCCAGCTGCGCCGGCGGCCGAACCGCTTGCCGATCACCGGCGGTGTCCATGCGACGGCCGGGGACCACAGGAAGCGGAAAGCGCCGAACAGGCCGATCCAGCTCAGGATGCCGATGGTGGCCACCGGAACCTCGACCTCGGTCAGCCAGGCGTTCAGCGTGCCGATCAGCATGGCGAACGGCAGGCCGGCGGAGAAGCCGAGCAGCAGCATGGCCAGCGTCCGCCGCTCGCGGAAGGCGACCTTCAGAACGGCCAGGCCCTTGGGCTTGACGTCGATCTCGGCGGGCGTCGCTGCGGGCGGCGTCTGGGATGTTTGCGTCATTGCGGGAGCGGCCTCTCTCTCGAAGGGTCGCCGATCTGACGCCGGCGCAGCCCTATGCGAAGGCGACCTTGGCGTGGAACTCTCCGGCCGTCCAGCGGGCGAGGGCGGCGCGCAAGGCCTCCAGCTCCAGAGGCTTGATCAGATGGTCGTTCATCCCCGCCTCGATACAGGCCTGACGGTCCTCGGCGAAGGCGTTGGCGGTCAGGGCCACGATCGGGGTGCGGTCGCCGCCGGCGCGAATGACGCGGGTCGCGGCGGGACCGTCCATGCCGGGCATCCGCATGTCCATGAAGACGAGATCATAGCGGGCGCGCTTGAGGGCTGCGATGGCCTCCTCTCCCGTCGCCGCGGTCTCCACCACGCAGCCCTCGCGACGCAGCAGGGTCTTGGCCAGAAGGGCGCCGACCGGATTGTCCTCGGCCAGCAGGATGCGAGTGCCGGCGAACCGCACGGGGAGGACGCGGTCGTCCTCGGGCGGCGAAGCGGGCGGCGCCCCCTGGGCCTGGCCGGCGCAGGCAGCCGCCAGCACCCGCTCGACCAGCGATGCGCGGCGCAGGGGCTTTATCAGATAGCCGTGGAAGCCGATCGACCGGTAGCGAGCGATCAGGTCGCGTTCCGACGGCTTGAGCAGAACGATGCTGCGACCGCCCTCTGGCAGGGGAGCCAGAGGAAGTCCGGCGGCGGCCGCCCCAGCGTGATCGACCAGGGTTATCGAGGCCGGCCCGCCCACCGGGAAAAGCGAGCCGCCGGACGCCGTGATCTGGTCCTCCGCGGCGGCGCGCACGAAGGGATCGGGGCTGCGCACCTGCAAGGTTCGGCCCGTCAGGGGCTGGAGGCGCGGCGCGGCTTCGGCGAGCGCCTCGAAGGCCGCCTCGAACACGAAGCGGGAACCTCGCGTGCTCCGGGGGCCGGGCCGGTCCTCGACCCGGACGGTCCCGCCCATGGCCGTGGCGAGTTTCTGCACCACCGCCAGCCCCAGCCCGGCGCCGCCGTAGCGGGTCGCGTCCGTGGCGTCGACGTGGCCGAACTCCTCGAAGATGCGGGCGCGCGCCTCGACGGGGACGCCGGGGCCGGTGTCGTCGATGATGAAGGCGAGCGTCGGCCGTTCGTCGGAGCCGCCTGTCCGCTCGACGGCGATACGCACCCCACCCGTCTCGGTGAATTTCACCGCGTTTCCGGCGAGGTTGAACAGCACCTGCCGCAGCCGACCCTCGTCGGCCAGGACGTCAGGCCCCTCGGGCGAGACCGACCAGACGATTTCCAGCCCCTTGTCGTGAGCGCGGGGGCTCAGCAGTTCAGCCACGCCGCGGACCAGACCTTCCAGCTCGACCGGCGCCGGATCGATCTCCAGTTTGCCGGCCTCCAGTCGGGCGTAGTCGAGCAGGTCGTTGACCAGCCCCAGAAGGTGTTCGGCGCTGTCGCGCGCGGCCTCGGCATAGGATCTCTGGGCGCCGTCGAGTTTGGTGCGGGTCAGCAGGCCCAGCATCCCGATGACTCCGTTCAGCGGCGTGCGCATCTCGTGGCTCATCAGCCTGAGGAAAGGATCGGCGCCGCCCGCCCGGCCCCCATCCGCCGTCTCATCCGTCTTGCGTCGCGTCATGACGTTCTCCGCTGCACTCGCATTCTGGAGAGCAGGCGTTAACGACGACTCAATCCTTGCGGGCCGCGCTTCACCAGGCCGGCAGACTTTCCCGCTTCCCCCTCTGGCGGTCGAACTGTTCCTGGGCCCCCACCGTGGTCCGGCGATAGATCAGGGCCTCGGCGATATGGCGGCGCAGCACCCCGGTCGAACCCTCCAGGTCGGCGATGGTGCGGGCCAGACGAAGCGTCCGGGTCCAGCCCCGCGCCGTCAATCCGCCCGCCTCTCCGGCCCGCATCAGCAACGCTCGCCCTGCCTCGTCCGGGGTCGCGAACCGTTCGAGCACGTCACCGGAGGAGCGAGCGTTCAACCCCTGAAGCGGATCGAGACCCGCCTCCCTCACTCTTTCTTCCTGCATGCCGCGCGCGACCGCGACGCGGACGGCCGCCTCGGCCGTGCCCTCGGCGGGGCTGGGCAGGGCCATGTCGGCGGCGGTGACGGGCGGCGTCTCCACCGTCAGGTCGATGCGGTCGAACATCGGACCGGAGATTCGGTTCTGATAGTCGCGCTGGCAGCGGGGCGCCTTTCCGCACGCCCCCTTGCCCGATCCGCCAAGCCCGCAGCGGCACGGATTCATCGCCGCCACCAACTGGAACCGCGCCGGATAGCGCACGTGCGCATTGGCCCGCGCCACCACGATTTCCCCCGTCTCCAGCGGCGCCCGCAAACTGTCCAGCGCCTGGGCCGAGTACTCGGGCAGTTCGTCGAGGAAGAGGACGCCGTTGTGGGCCAGCGACGCCTCACCCGGCTTGGCGCGCAGGCCCCCGCCGGTCAGGGCGGCCATGGAAGCGGAATGGTGGGGCGACCGGAACGGCCGGTCGCGGGTCAGGGCGCCCCGCTCGATCAGCCCGGCCACCGACCAGACCATCGACGTCTCCAGCAGTTCCTGCGGCGTCAGCGGCGGCAGAAGCCCGGGTAGCCGCTGGGCCATCATCGACTTGCCCGAGCCCGGCGGTCCGACGAACAGAATGTTGTGGCCCCCGGCCGCGGCCACCTCCAGCGCCCGCTTGGCGCTCTCCTGACCCTTGACGTCGCGCAGGTCGGCGCTGGCCCCGCCGTTCGTCACCGGCCCCGGCTCGGGCGCGCGCAGGATGGTCGTTCCCTTGAAATGGTTGATGAGCCCGATCAGCGACCGGGGCGCCAGGATCCGCACGTCACCGCCCCAAGCGGCCTCGGGCCCATTGGCCTCCGGACAGATCAGGCCCAGCCCCATCGAGGCGGCGGCGACGGCGGCCGGGAGGGTCCCGCCGACCGGCTGGATCCGTCCGTCCAGTCCCAGCTCGCCCAACGCCGCCCAGCCCTCCAGCGCATCCGGCTGGATCACCCCCAGCGACGCCAGCAGGGCCAAGGCGATGGGAAGGTCGAAGTGACTGCCCTCCTTGGGCAGGTCGGCCGGCGCCAAATTGGCGATGATCCGCTTGGCCGGCAGGGCCAGTCCTATGCCGGCAAAGGCGCCCCGCACCCGCTCGCGGCTCTCCGCCACCGCCTTGTCCGGCAGGCCGACGATGGAGAAGATGGTGGGCCCGTCGGCGCCGACCAGCTGCACCTCGACATTCACGCGCCGCGCCTCGACCCCCTCGAACGCCACCGTCGCGATACTGGCAAGCATGATCCGTCTCCCGCTAAAGAGAACGAACCATGAACTCAAACGGATTGCAAGTCGGCCATGCACACCCGGTCAGGTTGCGCTCTCAGGCGCTGGGGATGTGTTTCGCTTCGATCACGTCCCACAGGATGGCGGCGGCGTCGATTCCGGTGAATTCCTTCAGCTGCACCGCCCCCGTCGGGGAGGTCACATTGATCTCGGTCAGATAGTCGCCGATCACGTCGATGCCGACGAACAACAGTCCCCGCGCCTTCAGCTCCGGGCCGATGACGGCGCAAATTTCCAGGTCGCGGTCGGTCAGCTCGACCGGCGCGGCCGTGCCGCCGACGCGCAGGTTGGACCGCACCTGACCCTCGGCCGGGACGCGGTTGATGGCGCCGACGGGCTCGCCGTCGATCAGGATGATGCGCTTGTCGCCCTTCGAGACCGCCGGGATGAATTTCTGGATCACCAGCGGGTCGCGCGACCCGGTCATGTGGATTTCGATCAGGGCCTCCAGGTTGGGATCCCCGGCCTTCAGGCGAACCACGCCCGAGCCCGCCGCGCCGTGCAGAGGCTTCAGCACCACGTCGCCGTGGCGCTCATGGAAGTCGACAAGGGCGGCCGGATCGGAACTGATCAGGGTCGGCGGCTGGACGCCCTCGAACCGGGTGGCGAACAGTTTCTCGGGCGCGGAACGGACCTCGGCCGGGTCGTTGACCACCAAGGTGCGCGGATGGACCGTCTCGAGCAGATAGGTGGCCGTCACATAGGCCATGTCGAACGGCGGGTCCTGGCGCATCAGGATGACGTCGACGTCCTTGCCGAGATCGAGCTTCACTTCGTCGCCTACGGTGACGTGGTCGCCGTGGACCTGCCGGATCACCACAGGATGGGCGCGGCAGGTCAGG
Proteins encoded in this window:
- the gshB gene encoding glutathione synthase; protein product: MLKVAIQMDPIEAVNIASDTTFFLAMEAQQRGHKLWVYDFRTLALEDANLTCRAHPVVIRQVHGDHVTVGDEVKLDLGKDVDVILMRQDPPFDMAYVTATYLLETVHPRTLVVNDPAEVRSAPEKLFATRFEGVQPPTLISSDPAALVDFHERHGDVVLKPLHGAAGSGVVRLKAGDPNLEALIEIHMTGSRDPLVIQKFIPAVSKGDKRIILIDGEPVGAINRVPAEGQVRSNLRVGGTAAPVELTDRDLEICAVIGPELKARGLLFVGIDVIGDYLTEINVTSPTGAVQLKEFTGIDAAAILWDVIEAKHIPSA
- a CDS encoding response regulator, with the translated sequence MTRRKTDETADGGRAGGADPFLRLMSHEMRTPLNGVIGMLGLLTRTKLDGAQRSYAEAARDSAEHLLGLVNDLLDYARLEAGKLEIDPAPVELEGLVRGVAELLSPRAHDKGLEIVWSVSPEGPDVLADEGRLRQVLFNLAGNAVKFTETGGVRIAVERTGGSDERPTLAFIIDDTGPGVPVEARARIFEEFGHVDATDATRYGGAGLGLAVVQKLATAMGGTVRVEDRPGPRSTRGSRFVFEAAFEALAEAAPRLQPLTGRTLQVRSPDPFVRAAAEDQITASGGSLFPVGGPASITLVDHAGAAAAGLPLAPLPEGGRSIVLLKPSERDLIARYRSIGFHGYLIKPLRRASLVERVLAAACAGQAQGAPPASPPEDDRVLPVRFAGTRILLAEDNPVGALLAKTLLRREGCVVETAATGEEAIAALKRARYDLVFMDMRMPGMDGPAATRVIRAGGDRTPIVALTANAFAEDRQACIEAGMNDHLIKPLELEALRAALARWTAGEFHAKVAFA
- a CDS encoding beta-lactamase induction signal transducer — protein: MTQTSQTPPAATPAEIDVKPKGLAVLKVAFRERRTLAMLLLGFSAGLPFAMLIGTLNAWLTEVEVPVATIGILSWIGLFGAFRFLWSPAVAWTPPVIGKRFGRRRSWLLVLQIVIGLALASIAASNPGAGVLGPLALGAALGAFAFATQDIVIDAWRIEVADEKTPIDLLSTIYQLGYRTAALVGGAGSLLLATAIGWPGVFLTAGLLMGLGLIGTLIAPEPQPSSRAAVAKQRRGSPNLRLAVLVATLAAWAWAAYMLINFMVTALTTSPAPSAGEFTASWGPWIVGATVVLPAALAGLIVWKGREATAVETLGAPKLADTFYDAILAPLVELMGRLGWGAVIVLGLILTYRITDGVWGPFAFPFYMGDTGGALGHTKAEVALASKTFGVFMTIVGIALGGWALLVIGRMWSLLIGAILSAATNLLMMDLALGAPTIGPFMSATGLYSLFGAIGVHEPLARLMLAIAGENIAGGFAGAAFVAYLSALSNKTFGAVQFAVFISLALLIGTLGRGALGELIDARGYAPMFVIAAWMGVVAIVFVLIEWVRLGFEAKKLAR
- a CDS encoding YifB family Mg chelatase-like AAA ATPase yields the protein MLASIATVAFEGVEARRVNVEVQLVGADGPTIFSIVGLPDKAVAESRERVRGAFAGIGLALPAKRIIANLAPADLPKEGSHFDLPIALALLASLGVIQPDALEGWAALGELGLDGRIQPVGGTLPAAVAAASMGLGLICPEANGPEAAWGGDVRILAPRSLIGLINHFKGTTILRAPEPGPVTNGGASADLRDVKGQESAKRALEVAAAGGHNILFVGPPGSGKSMMAQRLPGLLPPLTPQELLETSMVWSVAGLIERGALTRDRPFRSPHHSASMAALTGGGLRAKPGEASLAHNGVLFLDELPEYSAQALDSLRAPLETGEIVVARANAHVRYPARFQLVAAMNPCRCGLGGSGKGACGKAPRCQRDYQNRISGPMFDRIDLTVETPPVTAADMALPSPAEGTAEAAVRVAVARGMQEERVREAGLDPLQGLNARSSGDVLERFATPDEAGRALLMRAGEAGGLTARGWTRTLRLARTIADLEGSTGVLRRHIAEALIYRRTTVGAQEQFDRQRGKRESLPAW